The proteins below come from a single Vibrio natriegens NBRC 15636 = ATCC 14048 = DSM 759 genomic window:
- the sbcB gene encoding exodeoxyribonuclease I, with product MHQDNQPTFFFFDYETWGTNPAKDRPSQFAGVRTDENFNIIGEPLVMYCQPPADYLPSPEAALITGIIPQKAVQEGLPEPEFIAKIHAELSKPNTTSLGYNSIRFDDEVTRYTCYRNFIDPYAWSWQNGNSRWDLLDVLRACHALRPEGVEWPENEEGFPSFKLEHLSVANGIEHSNAHDAMADVIATIEMAKKVKAAQPKLFDYFFSMRQKRKLNELVDIVNMTPLMHVSGMLGRECQYTSWIVPVAWHPTNNNAVITIDLAKDPQPILELSAEELHERLYTKREDLGDLLPVPVKLVHLNKCPILAPAKTLTAENAESIGIDRQQCLNNLALLRQHPEIREKLISLFSVERTFEKSDDVDTQLYDGFFSPADRAAMDIIRETDPNNLAALDIEFDDKRIKPLLFRYRARNFPGTLDEQEQRRWAQHCREVFESQIEEYMLNLENLVHEHESDEKKIALLKSVYRYVESLAS from the coding sequence ATGCACCAAGATAATCAGCCCACTTTTTTCTTCTTTGACTACGAAACTTGGGGAACAAACCCTGCAAAAGATCGTCCGAGTCAATTTGCTGGTGTTCGCACAGATGAAAATTTCAATATCATCGGCGAGCCTTTAGTTATGTATTGCCAGCCACCTGCTGATTACCTTCCTTCTCCTGAAGCTGCTTTAATTACTGGGATTATCCCACAAAAGGCGGTGCAGGAAGGTCTGCCTGAGCCTGAGTTCATTGCTAAAATTCATGCCGAGTTATCCAAACCCAATACCACCAGTTTGGGTTACAACAGTATTCGTTTTGATGATGAAGTGACGCGTTACACCTGTTACCGCAACTTTATTGACCCGTATGCGTGGAGTTGGCAGAACGGCAATTCGCGCTGGGATTTACTTGATGTGCTGCGCGCTTGTCATGCCCTTCGACCAGAAGGCGTTGAATGGCCAGAAAATGAAGAAGGCTTTCCTAGCTTCAAACTTGAGCATTTGTCTGTTGCCAACGGTATTGAACACAGCAATGCACACGATGCCATGGCTGACGTTATCGCAACGATCGAGATGGCGAAGAAAGTTAAAGCCGCTCAGCCTAAGTTGTTCGATTACTTCTTCTCCATGCGTCAAAAGCGTAAGCTGAATGAATTGGTTGATATCGTTAATATGACGCCTCTGATGCACGTTTCTGGCATGTTAGGACGCGAGTGTCAGTACACAAGCTGGATTGTGCCTGTTGCATGGCATCCGACGAACAACAACGCGGTTATCACGATTGATTTAGCCAAAGATCCGCAACCTATCCTAGAGCTGTCTGCGGAAGAGCTGCACGAAAGGTTGTACACCAAGCGAGAAGATCTCGGTGATTTGCTGCCTGTGCCAGTTAAACTTGTTCACTTGAATAAGTGCCCTATTCTGGCACCAGCGAAAACACTGACGGCTGAAAACGCGGAGTCTATCGGCATTGACCGTCAACAATGCTTGAACAATCTGGCTCTGTTGCGTCAGCACCCAGAGATTCGAGAAAAGCTGATCAGCCTGTTTTCTGTTGAGCGCACATTTGAAAAAAGTGATGATGTGGATACTCAACTGTACGATGGCTTCTTCTCTCCGGCGGATCGCGCAGCGATGGATATTATTCGCGAGACCGACCCGAATAATCTGGCCGCTCTGGATATTGAGTTCGATGACAAGCGCATTAAACCACTGTTGTTCCGTTACCGTGCTCGAAACTTCCCTGGCACGTTAGACGAACAGGAACAAAGACGTTGGGCACAGCACTGCCGTGAAGTGTTTGAAAGCCAAATCGAAGAGTATATGCTGAATTTAGAAAACTTAGTTCACGAACATGAAAGTGACGAAAAGAAAATAGCACTATTAAAATCCGTTTATCGTTACGTAGAGAGCCTAGCCTCTTAA
- a CDS encoding DUF4145 domain-containing protein, whose protein sequence is MFIAVAFAHQFWDKVTIDSYTIILLVLAVIPWLFPYLKSFELPGGIKVEIKDALEKVEAIEGELESSSTLNYEGIDSSMAFVALRVEIEKTIRKYQGDLGRKNHSLSIRLQILANDGVISKALANALLEIVKLGNAAAHGQVIDSEEAELILMKAGALVDKLDISLANT, encoded by the coding sequence TTGTTTATTGCGGTCGCTTTTGCTCATCAGTTTTGGGATAAAGTAACAATTGATTCGTATACAATTATTTTGTTGGTTTTAGCTGTTATTCCCTGGCTGTTTCCATACCTTAAGTCGTTTGAGTTGCCTGGTGGTATCAAGGTTGAGATAAAAGATGCACTGGAGAAAGTTGAGGCTATTGAAGGTGAACTCGAATCTAGTTCCACTTTAAACTATGAAGGCATCGATAGTTCTATGGCTTTTGTGGCTTTGCGTGTCGAAATAGAGAAAACTATTAGGAAATACCAAGGCGATTTAGGTCGAAAAAACCATTCCTTGTCTATCCGTTTACAGATATTGGCAAATGATGGAGTTATAAGTAAAGCATTGGCGAATGCTTTATTAGAAATTGTTAAATTAGGAAATGCAGCAGCACATGGTCAAGTTATTGATTCAGAGGAAGCCGAACTAATATTAATGAAGGCTGGTGCATTGGTTGATAAATTAGATATTTCATTAGCAAATACCTAA
- a CDS encoding class I SAM-dependent methyltransferase, with the protein MKQNKYDDPALFEAYAKMPRSTDGLKSAGEWEVFRSNLPKLSGKKVLDLGCGYGWHCQYAVDQGAEAVVGIDLSEKMLEKARELTDKGNVTFERCAIEDFDAEDESFDVIFSSLALHYVEDLRSVFQKAFKLLKSKGVICYSVEHPIFTSNSSQDWYYEKSKIQHWPLDNYFHEGERKTEFLGSEVIKYHRTIETHISTLLSEGFEIRSVLEPKPSEEMVEKMGWHDELRRPMMLIITAVKK; encoded by the coding sequence GTGAAACAAAATAAATACGACGATCCGGCTTTATTCGAAGCTTACGCCAAGATGCCGCGTTCAACTGATGGTCTAAAATCCGCAGGTGAGTGGGAAGTATTTCGTTCCAACTTACCTAAATTGTCGGGGAAGAAAGTACTGGATTTAGGTTGTGGCTACGGATGGCACTGCCAGTATGCCGTTGACCAAGGCGCTGAAGCTGTCGTAGGTATAGACTTATCAGAAAAGATGCTAGAGAAAGCTCGCGAGTTAACAGATAAAGGCAATGTTACTTTTGAGCGATGTGCGATAGAAGATTTTGACGCAGAAGACGAATCCTTTGACGTTATATTTAGCTCCCTTGCTTTACATTATGTTGAAGATCTTCGCTCGGTTTTTCAAAAAGCATTCAAGTTATTAAAGTCCAAAGGTGTTATCTGTTATTCCGTCGAGCATCCAATTTTTACTTCAAATAGTTCTCAAGATTGGTATTACGAAAAAAGTAAAATTCAACACTGGCCTTTGGATAATTACTTTCATGAAGGGGAAAGAAAAACAGAGTTTTTAGGCAGTGAAGTCATTAAATATCATCGCACAATAGAAACTCATATATCTACTCTGCTGTCCGAAGGATTTGAAATACGATCGGTATTGGAGCCTAAACCATCGGAAGAAATGGTGGAAAAAATGGGGTGGCATGATGAGCTGAGAAGGCCAATGATGTTAATAATAACAGCCGTTAAAAAATAG
- a CDS encoding GNAT family N-acetyltransferase has product MISIEKYSDKWKSQIEFLSVKQEQAEFTVSNVDDVIPTLQQHEHPFLIIENEKVVGFFLLDLSYSETYNFGNRKALGIRSLLIDQRSQGKGIATQAIKLLPDYVRSNYPDFQVLQLTVNCRNKAAYQCYSKCGFEDTGKLYLGGPAGPQHIMQREIV; this is encoded by the coding sequence ATGATTTCAATTGAAAAATATAGTGATAAATGGAAATCACAAATAGAGTTCCTGAGTGTGAAGCAGGAACAGGCAGAGTTTACGGTGAGCAATGTTGATGACGTTATTCCCACTTTGCAGCAACACGAACATCCTTTTTTAATCATCGAAAACGAAAAAGTGGTTGGCTTCTTTCTTCTGGATTTATCGTATTCAGAAACGTATAACTTCGGCAATAGGAAAGCGCTGGGGATACGCTCTCTTTTAATTGACCAGCGATCTCAAGGAAAGGGTATTGCAACCCAAGCAATCAAGTTATTGCCGGATTACGTTCGCTCAAATTATCCTGATTTTCAGGTTCTCCAACTAACGGTAAATTGTCGTAATAAAGCCGCTTATCAGTGCTATTCCAAATGTGGCTTTGAAGATACCGGAAAATTGTATTTGGGCGGTCCAGCTGGCCCGCAACATATAATGCAGAGAGAGATTGTCTAG
- a CDS encoding L-cystine transporter, translating into MNFAVIASLAVFVGILFFLFNQQQKQNTLSRLVLIGLVTGSLFGLALQLIHGEGSNVISETLSWVAIVGSGYVGLLKMVIMPLVLVSMISAVVKLEKGGSLGKISGLTISVLLITTAISALIGIFVTSTFGLSAEGLTEGARETARIAVLESRAGSVSDLTIPQMLVSFIPTNPFADLTGARSTSIIAVVIFGVLTGIAARKVMAEKAELESPIRTFVEAAQSIVMRLVKMIMALTPYGIAALMTKVVATSSAADILNLLGFIVASYVAIALMFVVHGILVSFVGVSPAEYFKKIWPVLTFAFTSRSSAATIPLNVEAQITKLNVPPAIANLSASFGATIGQNGCAGIYPAMLAVMVAPTMGINPLEFNFILSLIAIITISSFGIAGVGGGATFAALIVLPAMGLPVTIAALLISIEPLIDMARTALNVSGSMTAGTITSRLLKSTHTEADAKPEEAKA; encoded by the coding sequence ATGAATTTTGCAGTAATTGCCTCACTTGCAGTCTTTGTTGGCATATTATTCTTTCTTTTTAACCAGCAACAAAAACAAAACACACTTTCTCGTCTCGTTTTAATTGGTCTTGTCACTGGTTCCCTTTTTGGCCTTGCCCTTCAACTGATCCACGGTGAAGGCAGCAACGTCATTTCTGAAACCCTTTCTTGGGTTGCTATCGTTGGTAGTGGCTATGTTGGCCTGCTGAAAATGGTGATCATGCCACTAGTGTTGGTATCGATGATCTCAGCGGTTGTGAAGCTGGAAAAAGGCGGCTCACTGGGTAAGATTTCTGGTCTGACAATTTCAGTCCTGCTTATCACCACAGCGATCTCAGCATTAATTGGTATTTTCGTTACGTCTACGTTTGGCCTGTCGGCAGAAGGCTTGACGGAAGGTGCTCGCGAGACGGCTCGTATTGCGGTATTGGAAAGCCGTGCTGGCTCGGTAAGCGATCTAACCATTCCACAAATGCTGGTTAGCTTTATTCCAACTAACCCATTTGCAGACCTAACAGGCGCACGTTCAACGTCTATTATCGCGGTTGTTATCTTCGGTGTTCTAACGGGTATTGCTGCACGTAAAGTCATGGCGGAAAAAGCAGAATTGGAATCACCAATTCGCACATTCGTTGAAGCGGCTCAGTCTATCGTAATGCGCTTAGTTAAGATGATCATGGCGCTAACACCATACGGCATCGCAGCATTGATGACCAAAGTGGTTGCGACATCAAGTGCAGCAGACATTCTGAATCTGCTTGGCTTTATCGTTGCTTCATACGTTGCGATTGCATTGATGTTTGTTGTACACGGTATCCTTGTTTCTTTTGTTGGTGTTAGCCCAGCAGAATACTTCAAGAAAATTTGGCCGGTACTGACGTTTGCCTTTACTTCACGTAGCTCAGCGGCAACGATCCCTCTGAACGTAGAAGCGCAAATCACTAAGTTAAACGTGCCACCAGCGATTGCTAACCTTTCAGCATCATTTGGTGCAACGATTGGTCAAAATGGTTGTGCAGGTATTTACCCAGCAATGCTTGCTGTGATGGTTGCGCCAACAATGGGTATTAACCCACTAGAGTTCAACTTTATCCTGTCACTGATTGCGATTATCACGATCAGCTCGTTCGGTATCGCGGGCGTTGGCGGCGGCGCAACCTTTGCTGCGCTAATCGTGCTTCCTGCTATGGGCTTGCCAGTGACTATCGCTGCACTGCTTATCTCTATCGAACCACTCATCGATATGGCGCGTACTGCACTTAACGTTTCAGGTTCAATGACGGCAGGTACCATCACAAGCCGCTTGTTGAAATCAACTCATACTGAAGCGGACGCAAAGCCAGAAGAGGCAAAAGCGTAA
- a CDS encoding NAD(P)H-binding protein, which produces MSNNTCVIIAGASGLVGSKVITQLVSQPGIHTLYSLSRRPLTDISDPEQKIVPMIDADLSILNWEEQHLTPEIGFICLGTTLKQAGSKENLRKVDVDLVTNVARQMKMIGVKRVAVVSSLGANSESPSHYLACKGQMEANIEEMGFEEVVFVRPGPLVGQRTNPRNDEKIVQWIFRVIRPFMLGKLSNFIPIDAEVVAKAMIYQIFSYQEDSIIYLQRKEMLDLLRHYE; this is translated from the coding sequence ATGAGTAATAATACCTGTGTGATCATTGCTGGAGCCTCTGGCTTAGTTGGCAGCAAAGTGATTACTCAATTGGTGTCCCAACCGGGTATCCACACATTATATTCACTTTCCAGACGCCCTCTTACCGATATCTCAGACCCTGAGCAAAAAATCGTTCCGATGATAGACGCTGATCTTTCTATCCTGAATTGGGAAGAGCAACACCTGACGCCAGAAATCGGCTTTATCTGTTTAGGAACGACGCTCAAGCAAGCTGGCAGTAAAGAGAACTTGCGCAAGGTTGATGTTGACCTTGTGACAAACGTTGCCAGGCAAATGAAAATGATTGGCGTGAAGCGAGTCGCAGTGGTTTCTAGCCTTGGTGCGAACAGTGAATCCCCTTCGCATTACCTGGCTTGCAAAGGTCAAATGGAAGCCAACATAGAAGAAATGGGATTTGAAGAAGTGGTCTTCGTTCGTCCGGGTCCGCTTGTTGGTCAGCGTACAAATCCAAGAAATGACGAGAAAATCGTTCAATGGATTTTCCGAGTGATTCGTCCGTTCATGTTGGGGAAACTCTCTAACTTTATTCCAATCGATGCGGAAGTGGTCGCCAAGGCTATGATTTATCAGATTTTCAGCTATCAAGAAGACTCAATAATTTATCTGCAACGCAAAGAAATGCTCGATTTATTGCGACACTACGAGTAG
- a CDS encoding flavin reductase family protein has protein sequence MNVDVSTLAPTQVYHLMTQTVIPRPIAWVLTDSGEENFNLAPFSYFTAVSSRPPLLMLSVGKKPTGEVKDTTRNVLETGKLVIHIASSALAQKVTDSSAGLDHGQSELALTNLETVEFGGFELPRLKDAPIAFGCKLHEVIEMGETPQSLIFAEIEHIYVDEKVITTQGDRLKVDALAVDPLSRLGGSEYATLEKTFSIARPQ, from the coding sequence ATGAATGTAGACGTAAGCACACTTGCTCCGACGCAGGTGTATCACCTAATGACTCAGACGGTCATTCCTCGCCCGATTGCTTGGGTGTTAACGGACTCTGGTGAAGAGAATTTCAACCTGGCTCCATTTTCATATTTCACCGCCGTTTCCAGCCGTCCTCCCTTGCTAATGCTATCTGTTGGTAAAAAGCCAACTGGCGAGGTTAAGGATACAACTCGCAATGTATTAGAGACAGGAAAGCTGGTCATTCACATCGCTTCGAGCGCACTGGCGCAAAAGGTTACGGATTCTTCTGCTGGTTTAGATCACGGACAGTCAGAATTAGCGCTGACAAATCTGGAAACGGTTGAATTCGGTGGCTTTGAACTTCCTAGATTAAAAGACGCACCGATTGCGTTCGGTTGTAAATTGCATGAAGTCATTGAGATGGGTGAAACCCCTCAAAGCTTAATTTTTGCCGAAATAGAACACATTTATGTCGATGAGAAAGTGATAACTACTCAAGGCGACAGATTAAAAGTGGATGCTTTAGCCGTTGATCCTCTCTCTCGTTTAGGCGGAAGTGAATACGCCACGCTAGAGAAGACTTTCTCAATTGCTCGTCCCCAATAA
- the cobT gene encoding nicotinate-nucleotide--dimethylbenzimidazole phosphoribosyltransferase — protein sequence MDRTFAADIQARIDNKTKPVGSLGLLEKVALELALIQSQDQSAAVEQITIRQPTMLVFAGDHGVAEEGVSIAPSAVTQQMVANFLAGGAAINCFCELNQIQFKVIDCGMLSPIDTLVPDFKSHPNLIEKRLGNGTANFSKQTAMSLEQVALGLEYGAKVAEQAILSGSNLLMFGEMGIGNTSSASALLTALSPLEVDHCVGLGTGINQEQLNRKIRAVAHGVARCHELSTKEVLAQVGGFEIVQMVGAFLEAKRQKTPVLVDGFIVSVAAYIATLLDEETRDFMLFAHCSEEAGHKFVLEYLQAEPLLDLGLRLGEGTGAALALPLVKAAAQFYNNMASFESAGVTV from the coding sequence ATGGACCGCACTTTCGCCGCTGATATTCAAGCGCGTATTGATAACAAAACCAAACCAGTTGGATCGTTAGGGCTGCTTGAGAAAGTCGCCTTGGAACTGGCACTGATACAAAGCCAAGATCAAAGCGCAGCGGTAGAACAAATCACAATTCGTCAGCCAACCATGCTGGTATTCGCTGGTGACCATGGTGTAGCCGAAGAGGGCGTAAGCATTGCACCTAGCGCCGTCACACAGCAAATGGTCGCTAACTTTCTCGCTGGCGGCGCGGCAATCAACTGTTTTTGCGAGCTTAACCAAATTCAATTCAAAGTGATCGATTGTGGCATGTTGTCACCGATAGATACGCTGGTACCGGACTTTAAATCGCATCCGAACTTGATAGAGAAACGCTTGGGTAATGGTACTGCGAACTTTTCCAAACAAACCGCGATGTCTTTAGAACAAGTGGCGCTTGGTTTGGAATATGGCGCGAAGGTGGCAGAGCAAGCCATTTTGTCGGGTTCCAACCTGCTTATGTTCGGAGAGATGGGGATAGGCAACACAAGTTCTGCGTCGGCATTGTTAACCGCACTTAGCCCACTGGAAGTAGATCACTGTGTTGGATTGGGTACTGGCATCAATCAAGAGCAGTTAAACCGTAAGATTAGAGCCGTTGCCCACGGTGTGGCGCGTTGCCATGAACTCAGCACGAAAGAAGTGTTAGCCCAAGTGGGTGGCTTTGAAATTGTGCAAATGGTGGGGGCATTTTTAGAAGCAAAACGCCAGAAAACACCAGTATTGGTCGACGGCTTTATTGTTTCAGTTGCAGCATACATTGCCACGCTGCTTGACGAAGAGACGCGCGATTTCATGTTGTTTGCTCATTGTTCTGAGGAAGCCGGGCATAAGTTTGTTCTGGAGTATTTGCAAGCAGAGCCTTTATTGGACCTTGGTTTGCGTTTAGGTGAAGGAACGGGTGCAGCGCTGGCTTTACCTTTAGTGAAAGCGGCAGCTCAGTTTTACAACAACATGGCGAGCTTTGAGAGCGCTGGAGTAACAGTTTAG
- a CDS encoding adenosylcobinamide-GDP ribazoletransferase, whose protein sequence is MSEAPHEAKTGNWRYQWELFLLAVSFFSRLPVPANLPYSEARMNQAGRYFALVGVVLGLLCAATFWLLSLVFPASVSIVLTMVFSLLLTGAFHEDGLTDMADGIGGGMTVERRLSIMKDSRIGTYGAATLVMALLAKFVFWGELAQEPQFLLVIVVAYTASRALAATLIYDMPYVSDSDTSKSKPLANKQSSLEVAILLFTGGLVTMFLGVTQAAVIVLVLAVFRYGFKRWLTKRIGGFTGDCLGAAQQLSELLVYLTLIAFYHTL, encoded by the coding sequence GTGTCGGAAGCACCTCATGAAGCAAAAACAGGTAATTGGCGTTATCAATGGGAGCTGTTCCTGTTAGCGGTGAGTTTCTTTAGCCGTTTACCTGTTCCTGCAAATTTGCCATACAGTGAAGCTCGCATGAACCAAGCCGGGCGCTACTTCGCGCTGGTTGGTGTTGTATTGGGCCTACTGTGCGCTGCGACTTTTTGGCTGTTGAGTTTGGTTTTTCCTGCTTCCGTCTCTATCGTTTTAACCATGGTATTTAGTCTGCTGCTGACAGGGGCATTTCATGAAGATGGTTTAACCGACATGGCGGATGGTATCGGCGGTGGAATGACCGTCGAGCGACGACTGTCTATCATGAAAGACAGCCGTATTGGTACTTATGGCGCTGCAACTTTGGTTATGGCACTGCTGGCGAAGTTTGTCTTTTGGGGCGAGCTGGCTCAGGAGCCACAATTTTTGCTAGTGATTGTAGTTGCATACACCGCCAGCCGTGCTTTGGCGGCTACGCTTATCTACGACATGCCGTATGTCAGTGACAGCGACACTTCCAAAAGCAAGCCCCTTGCCAACAAACAGTCGTCATTAGAAGTGGCGATCCTACTGTTCACCGGTGGGCTTGTTACTATGTTTCTTGGCGTTACTCAGGCCGCCGTTATTGTGCTGGTCTTAGCGGTATTTCGCTATGGTTTTAAACGATGGCTGACCAAAAGAATTGGTGGATTTACCGGCGATTGCTTAGGGGCAGCTCAACAGTTATCTGAGTTGCTGGTTTATCTCACTCTCATTGCCTTTTATCACACATTATGA
- the cobU gene encoding bifunctional adenosylcobinamide kinase/adenosylcobinamide-phosphate guanylyltransferase, whose product MKQLILGGARSGKSKLAEQTARQVADAQHACLHYVATALPFDDEMRDRIRHHQKQRGEGWQEHECPLHLADLLLSFNHDDVVLIDCLTLWLNNWIFELGDECSNEKLEAEVHKLVEAVSHSQATLIFVSNEVGMGIVPLGAISRYFVDNAGRMNQQLAQVCQRVSFVAAGLPLVLKA is encoded by the coding sequence ATGAAGCAACTAATATTAGGTGGAGCACGCTCCGGAAAATCCAAGTTAGCAGAACAAACCGCGAGACAGGTTGCTGACGCTCAACACGCTTGCTTGCATTACGTCGCGACGGCCTTGCCGTTTGATGATGAGATGCGTGATCGCATTCGTCACCATCAAAAGCAACGCGGAGAAGGGTGGCAGGAACACGAATGTCCGCTGCATCTTGCTGATTTGCTATTAAGCTTTAATCACGATGATGTCGTTTTGATTGATTGCCTGACACTGTGGCTGAACAACTGGATTTTCGAACTGGGCGACGAATGCTCAAATGAGAAGTTAGAAGCAGAAGTTCATAAACTAGTAGAAGCGGTGTCTCACTCGCAAGCGACGTTGATCTTTGTCTCTAATGAAGTCGGGATGGGTATCGTTCCACTTGGCGCGATTAGCCGCTATTTCGTCGATAATGCCGGCCGAATGAACCAACAACTTGCGCAAGTGTGCCAGCGAGTTTCATTTGTTGCTGCTGGCTTACCACTCGTACTCAAAGCATAG
- the cobC gene encoding alpha-ribazole phosphatase, giving the protein METLNIYLMRHGKVDAAPGLHGQSDLKVKESEQQDIAQAWKEQGREVSGIITSTLSRCSDVAEIIGEQQMLPVSENSELREMNFGDFDGVPFDMLNDNWKKLESFWQSPSQHTLPNAESLNAFSQRVTSAWSQIINDINDNLLIVTHGGVIRMILAHILDVDWRNPRWYSTLAISNASITHITITIDDQIYASVRSIGVPLIEHR; this is encoded by the coding sequence ATGGAAACGCTTAATATCTATCTCATGCGTCACGGTAAAGTGGATGCCGCACCTGGGTTGCACGGTCAGTCGGATTTAAAGGTAAAAGAGTCCGAGCAGCAAGACATTGCTCAGGCTTGGAAAGAGCAGGGACGTGAAGTCAGCGGTATTATTACGTCTACACTTTCCCGTTGCAGCGACGTGGCAGAAATCATCGGCGAGCAGCAAATGCTTCCTGTGAGCGAAAATTCTGAACTAAGAGAAATGAATTTTGGCGATTTCGATGGTGTGCCGTTTGACATGCTGAACGACAATTGGAAAAAACTAGAGTCCTTCTGGCAATCTCCGTCACAACACACCTTACCCAATGCTGAGAGCCTTAACGCATTTTCACAGCGTGTAACTAGTGCCTGGTCTCAAATTATCAATGATATCAATGACAACCTGCTGATTGTCACGCATGGTGGCGTTATTAGAATGATTCTCGCTCATATATTAGACGTTGACTGGCGCAACCCGCGTTGGTATTCGACGTTAGCGATCAGTAATGCGTCAATCACACATATAACAATCACTATTGATGACCAAATCTACGCCTCCGTTCGTTCGATAGGTGTACCTTTGATTGAGCATAGATAG